In a single window of the Argopecten irradians isolate NY unplaced genomic scaffold, Ai_NY scaffold_0109, whole genome shotgun sequence genome:
- the LOC138311781 gene encoding uncharacterized protein: MNKGFKYYSEQYIHSITVHQNQENDVSVKAKCFRSQKRNECPHDLKVIFTGHEPQIEASCSCTIGLSGKCGHIAALLYQLAYFKQRNFKLIPADVAKTSLPQAWHIPRGEKLHGSKADDVVVYGYDRENPHRPTRGIKSTLYNPLPSDFQQDCDAVLDHFTDMNIMFNTVAGNTSEMVQTKFGRQQKGCVLSYQQKLSSEYLVNFVDVATFPELPVRNTMINNINTVLNEKQTKLFESLKMSQSECQEVEEFTRLQSNDLRWHKIRSQRITASNAGEIAKRRAGKIYPITCNFAPKIDINKKKP; encoded by the exons ATGAACAAGGGCTTTAAATATTATAGTGAGCAATACATCCATTCTATCACTG TTCACCAAAATCAGGAAAATGATGTTTCTGTGAAAGCCAAGTGTTTCCGATCACAAAAGAGGAACGAGTGTCCTCATGATTTAAAG GTTATTTTTACTGGACATGAACCACAAATTGAAGCAAGTTGTTCCTGCACAATAGGATTGAGTGGTAAGTGTGGACACATAGCTGCTTTGTTGTACCAACTAGCCTACTTTAAACAGAGGAACTTCAAATTGATTCCTGCTGATGTAGCCAAAACCTCACTTCCACAGGCATGGCATATTCCAAGAGGAGAAAAACTTCATGGAAGCAAAgcagatgatgttgttgtttatggcTATGATAGGGAGAACCCTCATCGTCCAACAAGAGGAATCAAATCCACCTTGTACAACCCTCTGCCATCTGATTTCCAACAGGACTGTGATGCAGTGTTGGATCATTTCACGGATATGAATATCATGTTTAATACAGTGGCAGGAAACACATCAGAAATGGTCCAGACAAAATTTGGGAGACAGCAAAAAGGATGCGTACTCAGTTACCAACAAAAGTTATCATCCGAATATCTTGTGAACTTTGTTGACGTAGCCACTTTCCCTGAACTACCGGTGAGAAATACTATGATTAACAATATTAATactgttttaaatgaaaaacaaacaaagttgTTTGAATCCCTCAAAATGAGCCAGTCAGAATGCCAGGAGGTTGAGGAATTCACTCGCCTGCAATCTAACGACCTTAGGTGGCACAAGATTAGAAGCCAGCGAATTACAGCTTCGAATGCTGGAGAAATTGCAAAACGACGGGCAGGTAAGATATATCCTATAACATGTAATTTTGCAccaaaaattgatataaataaaaaaaaaccataa